The Silene latifolia isolate original U9 population chromosome 4, ASM4854445v1, whole genome shotgun sequence region gcaagtttaggccgcgtcacgtgacgacaagccttggttaagggattttcgagccttcggaagccctgaaatcgctcttttcttgccatccttggccatattcccaccaacccgatcactcatgtggtaatttaggtcaagtcaagcctaatttgaagcctagtctcgggttcgagtcgaaatttcggcagcatttcgttataacggcgattatgccctagaaaagtgtcctggaaaagctgtcacaaaccaaaattacgagatggtagaaagtttacccatcattcaaggatcccaaatatcaagttttgtcgcaaatgggcaatcctaaggctattttcgaagcaatttacggtttagctgtgaaaccgtctcaaatctcactcaaaggctcaaaactcaacaaaaaatccgagacaaatacatggttatgttcctaatattacctactatccatttctaatgtcaatttgacaaggcaaatgcgtttgggggaaaagccccaaaatttcgatcaaatgggtcataaaccctaattttttcggctcaaaattgagtaaatgtagacgattaatgcaagaatgagacacataccttgattagtcatgattaatgaaagcttttggatcaaaccttggcggaaatggtgaagatttgagagagaaattgtgtgatttgtgtttcgaaataatgaacataaacctctgattatcgcgtttttacgcagaaataacactttgggggaatagacgcagcaggcgctgcgcctcttccaagaggcgcagctcttgctgcgccccttctttgtgttccctccatacggattttcaaaaattcgttatgaattcgttatttgtgggcccatctttggtgcgcctcttccccgatgctattttattcttttggtccgtttgacgattttctttcgttccggcccgcatttccaagccagcagcagactgtcgcatgttatttattccttccaaaaccttttgcttgtcgcaacgagcatgtattccttcacagaattcgacacaccttcattatgtctccagcgagagtaagcggatacactttacctctcatgacaagaagaataattcccaatcatgtctccagcgagagtaagcggacgtactgtccctctcaagacgtgaggattaacatctacctaagcagatttcccctcagcagttccctTTGTGTCtcgctactcgcaattatttctcgaagactacccaagcagttttctctcgcAGACTCCCTTTGTGTCccgctactcacaatatttcgtgtttccccgcggagttcgacaagggagtcgttctccagaagttcccaaaccaatagagttcctatacccaagttttggttacccttaagttgaatttatatttggcctccttcccgtcaatgctttcctttagggccccataccttagcacaatccttatatatcttttaggtcttaaccttagctcctatgcaccccagaagcatctcgagaagaagtctcaggtatgatctcttcttatggctggcgagcttccttacgtagtctaatggactttaaacgaccctccccgatagtcgacagactctaaaatgttcccgacgacaggtccttggttcagaccccttgagccgcctcgcgtcgccatagtcgtcaggttgtaatcttcgattgacctgatggctatactttgactttcgccttgtccaagcctcggtcaaagtgggggctcagagatacctcattttcgcacctctcgcaaaccacccggtgatgattgggccgcatgtttggtacgcggaacgatttgtgacaattcgtaagattatcgtcaagtgattgctcaaatattaatgtctacttcttagttgtcatctacgtgccgatacggtcgttttgacagtaattagagtacatttggagtccgggcctaaaaccgtctctaTTTTCTGAtgaccgttaaatcccgagtcagaatgttctggaatgttccggatatttctattccatatttcacaatctttatcttttggtaaacaatttcccgtaatattcacataagatattaaggaaaaccgaattatttccgtcctaccataactcaaacacggaaatctttcttccgcaggaggaaaccccttgggaacagatgcagcaggtgttgcgcctcttccaagagacgcagcgattttctgcgcctcttcccagtgccctttctcgcgtatttctcgtatctttttcatatctttccgagattcacttccaaagagtctccgaaaccctaattcctccacgtgattagtataaataggagccttcgctcctcatatttctcacgcgagtgtccgcccttctcttctcccttttcattctagactttgttcttactttttggcgtctacgtgcttgaacattcgaccatgtaagctcggatccttctgagtaccagcctcgtttgcatgaccgaccaatttgaccaactccacatcaatcaacttaattaacttaatcgttttcctcttacgagggcactttctttgcattcgcgtcgagcatcactaatcgatatcttagtccttctcgtttcgtcaacatgtaagtctgagggtgtaatctcttttttatttattgtattttaattattgtatcatcaattgtaaggtttatgtcgaaaataccattaaaaccgatttctaaaaccatgctttaaaacctctttttacggatttccagtagataaccgtcgagaaaggacgcaaagaatcgcgcgcttcttgaaggagcgcagcaccgccgcgcctcttcgtgaggctggcgcagttcctgcttcctttcttcttcgttcgtcctctgtaattcgtcgtgtctatttgttttcgtttgtttgttaattcttcatcgtgatagcatataattcacatgtatattataatcatcatcattaatatgttttaaatcatcacaaatccgacttaaatcccttataatccaatatttgcgggttttcgtcaattaaattcaattccgggttatagagattcaattcatcaatattgggtttctgaaattcgtctttgatatagttttcatctgtcctttgtcatatttatcacatattcgtcattaatccatcgtgttTAACTTAATCCATTGATTTAATTTAGCTTGTTAATATCTTTCActtctgtaattaatccatcttatattaattcgtttaattccgtcttattcatgttttatcgttttcatgacccattcatatgtaaataacctactaatcacttccatccgagtaaataattttaatcaatcattaaattcaccaacgaatacTAACAacgcgcaattccggcttcacagccagaattgatccagaacagacgcaaagatcatctgctgcgcctattcaaaggacgGCTCTCTCGCGCTGTTCGGTttaattctgtccctgaactccgtttttgctttgacctagtttaattagcatacgtataattaactattaaccgtaatatcacctTCCGCTCATTACATtcgtaattctttcttttatcctttttctcaaattatccgttttaaaggtattttcgacataaatcgcctaatccgatgtaattattgtaattttctttattgtatctatCATTATTTCTTTtaccatttgtatgttttctcatGTAATTGAacactaaatcctacttcgacattaattgtatgctaattacgtgtcaaccgacttagtattaattctcacatgctaggatcaaaacttggatgttgcattgcatgcatatagccgacgatatatcaagtacgaataacttccctaatcattattagaggccgctatcgaggcgggcgggattaggtgttcgatcaaaagagcttcctaatacgtacccccacctcttactccagatatctgtgaacactcgtgttcattggcatccacgagagtcattctagacatagaatactaagggtaacgattgcttagtattcatgtctctactttgtgtcttgacatgacacgaggtattcgaacggttccaatttcccataaaaattggtggcgactccatacaaaaatgcaaacgcttgtttctcttttcctcccaagcgcccccgtgggcccccgctgtccacaagtgtcctccacaataagtgcgtttacatattaaatctcgtaaaacgaatatcagggatttatattatttatatgtcAGCTgatcatcgttaatcggtaatgattggctcactagagtttaacattattgtcgtgtgacggcggtgatcagctgatctctcacacctataggatgatgcccaaattggaaacattaattatttgtatgagatacgatataattaattccttatattaatcgatttttaataagtcgtgtgaatgtattatttgatgacgggttacgaactcagCTTCCAATCATCTGTTTTTTATCCGTTATGaaaggtattttaatcaaaatcAAATTAAATAATTGAGACAGATGTGTAATTACCACAATACCCTATTGACCTTGTAATAATACCTGGAGGTTGAAATAACGGAAAGATTAATCGGCAAAACTttccaaaaaaaatttaaaaatagcGGAATACTCAAATTAACACGCATTTACAGCAGTATTGCAAGTTATGGTTTACTCGATGTGATTTTGGAAAGTACTTGAGCATTACGTTTTTAACTCTAACCTCACTCTTCAACCACACTATATAATCCCCATGTATCCCCAACATATTTCCATCTGAAATTATTACTTCTCTGTTGATAAAAAATAGTTCCAATTcccttcaaaaataaaataaaaatagtcCCAGTTACTCGAAAAACTAAAATTGTTGGTGATTTTAATTACAGTTTGAATCATGACTATTCCGTTCCATGTTCCCAATTTATCAAAACCCCAAATTGAATACAATTTCCATTTCCATATTGATAATCTTAAGCCCTTTTCTCACACTCTTCTACCCGTTTCCCGTGACGGGTCAAGACCCATCCATCCTGTCGAAGTTTTCGACCCTCTTGATTTCATTACTTGCCCCGATTCTGAATTCGACTCGATTATTAGCCCACCATTGCCTATGGAGTCTACTCCTTTGAAGCTCGTTGATACCGTGGAAGACTTGGGTTACTTGGCCTCCAAGTTGAGTCGAGTTGATGTGTTTGCGGTGGATTTGGAACATAATTCATATCGTTCTTACCAAGGTATGACTTGCCTAATGCAAATTTCGACCCGGTTTGAGGATTTTATTGTGGACACACTAAAACTCCGACAACATATGGGTGAATACTTGCGGGACATATTTATGGACCCGACTAAGAAGAAGGTGATACATGGGTCCGATAACGATATTATGTGGTTACAACGTGATTTTAGTATTTATGTAGTGAATCTATTTGATACAATGAGATCATCACAAGTTTTACAATTGGAAAGGAATTCACTTGCGTTCTTACTTAAGTACTATTGTGGTATTGAGTCTAATAAGGAGTATCAATCGTCGGATTGGCGTATCCGACCCCTTCCCGTCGACATGTTAAAATACGCTAGAGAAGACACACATTATCTCTTGTTCATATATGATTCGATGAGGAAGGAACTAGGTTCGATTGGGTCCGACCCGCTGATGATAGAGGTTTACAAGAGAAGCTACGATGTTTGTAAGAGATTGTATTGTGTGGAGGTCTTTGATAGGGAGACATCATACTTGTCTTTGTACGGGTTGTCGGATGCGTGTCTCGACGAGGAACAATTGGGGCTCGTAGCGGGTTTGTATGAATGGAGGGATAAAGTGAGTAGGAAGGAGGATGAGAGTTGTTGGTATGTTCTGCCAAATAAGATGATCTTGGAGATTGCTAAAAGAAAGCCAATTAATAAGCATGAGTTGCTAGAGATTGTGGGATACAGTAAGGAGTACGTTTTAAGGGATGTTGACTTTATTATTGACTTTATATGGAGGTCAACTCAGGTCAATCTTCATAAGTTTAAGGTTGTAGCAAGGCTTCTTAAACAAAAAGTCAATCCAAGTGTAATTGTTTCTACTATTCAAGGGTGGAGGAAGATACGAGCACGGGAACAACATGTCTTTCCGGCATCCATGCCTCGGCTTCAATATGCTAATTCTGCTCCTCTGGCTCAACTATTCTCTTATGCTGCTCGTCGCCCTTGTGTGTATCCGTATCGAGTTCCCTCTGTTGCTGCTTATGTAAATGCCCCATTTGTGGTTCACTGCTTATAAATGATTAAATGAACATGGGCCGATGTAGGTTCACTGATTACAAATAATGTAGCTGATTGTAGTTCATTCATTGTTTTGTTGATGAACataaccattattattattattgtttattgaTTCAATCTTCTGCATTTGCTTTTTTATATTTTGTTTCATTGCTCTTCTATTTCATTTATGAATTTGGTACAAGAATAGATTATACTGGATTCTATAACACAATTGAGAGAAATATCTCCATTAACTATTACGGAATAACataaattgttcatataataGTGTAACCACAAATGCCGAGGTTTTAACCAACGCCGGAGAGTTAATCGAGAGCCAGAGAGGTAAAATATAATCCCTCTATGGCTCCATCTCATTTATTATTTGTTTaatgtttttattattgttaaaatgtattttaatcaaaggcaataaatgattgagacggacgGAATAAatttgtttgttctatcctataaTGTATATTCAATGGTGTACTGAGTTGTGACTATGTACTATGTCAAAGATGTTAGGAGTACATGGCGTGTACAAGGCCTTGGTACACGGGCCAATCAGCGCTCGCCACGTGTAAAGGTGAGTCAAAGATTCTTTTTTTGTTTGGAGGGAAAGTTGGAGGGAAAAATGGGAGGGATTatttgggtttgggcgggattagTATTGGGAATAACCCCAAGATTAATTAACACTTATTTTAATCTAATCTCCATAATTAACAACACTTATTTTAATCTAATCTTTATAATTAACAACACTTATTTTTAATCTAATCTTTATAATTAACAACACTTATTTTTAATCTAATCTTTTTAATTGACACTTTATCTCTCTTATTATTTTCATTACTTAAATACAGTAACTTATACTAGAACAAAAAAAAATACAGTGATTAAACCTTATTTTTTAATACTCGTTGAACatctacaccaaaaaaaaaaaactcgttcAGCATTTGATTAAATGGCGCTTGATTTTGATCTCAATAACTTGTATGAAGAAGGTGAATGTTCACGAGCAGCAGAAACAAAAGGCAACGGTGAAGCAGAATATAATGGCGATGTTGATTTAATGAAAGAGTATGGCGACGGTCCAGTGGACGATGATGACACCGTCGTTACTGCTGCTGAGAACGACAACATTGTTGACCCTGTTGTAGGTTTGGCTTACAAGTCATCGAAGAACTCAGACTTTCGCCCATTCATACGCATATAAGAAGGGGTTTTCATGGTACATTCGCACTAATAAACTCTTTAAAAAGTACAAGGAAGACGGTGTTTCAAAAAAAGGTTCCTTTAAGAATGAACCGCGGTATCATATGTATGAAAGATTAAGGCTTTGGTGTGGTCATCTTTGCTAAAACCAAGGATGCCCGCAATGTTTACATTGAGTCCCGTTATTTCGACGATGAAGACGTAGTGAAGATAACGCAATGCCATTTAGAGCACAACCATGAGATGGATCCTAAGAAAAGCCGGTTATTTGTTGGGTTTAGACATATAAATGACTACTTCAAAAAGAGGATGATGATCAATGATGCTGCTGGTAtttcaatattaaataattacaAGTCGTTGGTCTTGGAGGGGGGAGGTCATGAGAACCTTGGCTTTAAGT contains the following coding sequences:
- the LOC141651306 gene encoding protein RRP6-like 1 produces the protein MTIPFHVPNLSKPQIEYNFHFHIDNLKPFSHTLLPVSRDGSRPIHPVEVFDPLDFITCPDSEFDSIISPPLPMESTPLKLVDTVEDLGYLASKLSRVDVFAVDLEHNSYRSYQGMTCLMQISTRFEDFIVDTLKLRQHMGEYLRDIFMDPTKKKVIHGSDNDIMWLQRDFSIYVVNLFDTMRSSQVLQLERNSLAFLLKYYCGIESNKEYQSSDWRIRPLPVDMLKYAREDTHYLLFIYDSMRKELGSIGSDPLMIEVYKRSYDVCKRLYCVEVFDRETSYLSLYGLSDACLDEEQLGLVAGLYEWRDKVSRKEDESCWYVLPNKMILEIAKRKPINKHELLEIVGYSKEYVLRDVDFIIDFIWRSTQVNLHKFKVVARLLKQKVNPSVIVSTIQGWRKIRAREQHVFPASMPRLQYANSAPLAQLFSYAARRPCVYPYRVPSVAAYVNAPFVVHCL